Proteins encoded in a region of the Candidatus Spechtbacterales bacterium genome:
- the dnaG gene encoding DNA primase, with protein MAPQDSVEEIKNRLDIKEVISDYIRVEKSGINYRALCPFHQEKTPSFFISPTRQIWRCFGCGVGGDMFTFVQQIEGSDFPEALQMLAKKAGVEIRRQDPRVYSAKNKSLEICELTAKYFRHSLLESKNGQRVAEYLKERGINEKAGEEFMLGYASSDSKKLLELLDKKGYSLNDVVVAGVAFKIERSGEYVSRYRDRIIFPIFNTNGNVVAFGARKLPPELAEAMGKSVSDEAAKYINSPQTNIYDKSNILYGLDKAKIAIRQSDSCIIVEGYTDVILAHQEGFKNVVASSGTALTENQLDLIGRFTKNLLTSFDMDSAGDLATRRGIELAQSIGFDVKVISLDSDSDPAEIIAKDPKQWEKALENTKSITQFYFDSTFGKFDSKTAEGKREIVKEIAPILKNIPSKIEQAHWVQEAAVRLGSKEDIIWEDIKNFKEDSNKSVTGKKEKPPKEKPSRKAGLKRQILVHIFKKPELIEHTINTLSDINSEDNDLQILYNIQKAEKKNIVDSLEGDDKKFVEELLFESEAFPQEYSEQGLNSLLVEYRKIILDEEKSRLEGEINEGESQGKDVSNLIEMFQQKAQQRSKLN; from the coding sequence ATGGCTCCTCAGGACTCAGTTGAGGAAATAAAAAATCGTTTAGATATAAAAGAGGTTATTAGCGATTATATTCGTGTTGAAAAAAGCGGAATAAACTACAGAGCTCTTTGCCCATTTCATCAGGAAAAAACCCCTTCTTTTTTTATATCGCCAACGCGCCAGATTTGGCGATGTTTTGGTTGTGGAGTAGGGGGGGATATGTTCACTTTTGTGCAACAGATAGAGGGCTCGGATTTTCCCGAGGCTTTGCAGATGTTGGCAAAGAAGGCGGGGGTGGAGATACGTAGGCAGGACCCTAGGGTTTACAGCGCTAAAAATAAGAGTTTAGAAATATGCGAGCTTACGGCAAAATATTTTAGACACAGCCTGCTTGAATCAAAAAACGGGCAAAGAGTAGCGGAGTATTTAAAAGAGAGGGGTATAAACGAAAAAGCCGGCGAGGAGTTTATGTTGGGATATGCCTCGTCTGATTCAAAAAAATTATTAGAGTTACTGGACAAAAAAGGATACTCTCTTAATGATGTTGTTGTCGCGGGTGTGGCATTTAAGATTGAAAGATCGGGGGAATATGTAAGCAGGTACAGAGACAGGATAATTTTTCCAATTTTTAACACCAATGGAAATGTCGTAGCATTTGGAGCCCGCAAGTTACCGCCGGAACTTGCCGAAGCAATGGGAAAGAGTGTTTCTGATGAGGCGGCAAAATATATAAATAGCCCGCAAACTAATATTTACGATAAAAGCAATATTCTTTATGGTTTAGATAAAGCAAAAATAGCAATTAGACAGAGTGATTCCTGTATAATAGTTGAGGGATACACAGACGTTATTTTAGCCCACCAGGAAGGATTTAAAAATGTTGTAGCATCATCCGGCACAGCCCTGACAGAAAACCAACTGGATCTTATTGGTCGGTTTACCAAAAACTTACTAACATCTTTTGATATGGACTCAGCGGGGGACTTAGCAACTCGCAGAGGCATAGAACTTGCGCAATCAATAGGATTTGATGTTAAAGTAATATCTTTGGATAGCGATAGCGATCCGGCAGAGATTATTGCCAAAGACCCCAAACAGTGGGAAAAGGCATTAGAAAACACAAAAAGCATTACTCAGTTTTATTTTGACAGCACTTTTGGTAAGTTTGACTCAAAAACGGCGGAGGGAAAAAGAGAAATAGTAAAAGAGATAGCACCTATATTAAAAAATATTCCAAGCAAGATAGAACAAGCCCATTGGGTTCAGGAAGCCGCAGTTCGTCTTGGTTCAAAAGAAGACATCATATGGGAGGATATAAAAAATTTTAAAGAAGATTCAAACAAATCGGTTACCGGTAAAAAAGAGAAACCCCCAAAAGAAAAACCCAGTAGAAAAGCGGGACTTAAGCGCCAGATATTGGTACACATATTTAAGAAACCGGAACTCATTGAACACACAATAAACACACTTTCCGACATAAACAGTGAAGATAATGATTTACAAATTTTATACAATATACAAAAAGCGGAAAAAAAGAACATAGTAGATAGTTTAGAGGGAGATGATAAAAAATTTGTTGAAGAACTTCTTTTTGAAAGCGAGGCATTTCCCCAGGAGTATTCGGAACAAGGGTTAAACTCTCTTTTGGTGGAGTATCGTAAAATTATCCTGGATGAAGAAAAGAGCCGTTTAGAAGGAGAAATTAACGAAGGTGAAAGTCAGGGAAAAGACGTCAGTAATCTTATTGAAATGTTCCAACAAAAAGCACAACAGAGGTCGAAATTAAATTAA